Within Enoplosus armatus isolate fEnoArm2 chromosome 1, fEnoArm2.hap1, whole genome shotgun sequence, the genomic segment TTAGATGGAGGGTAAAATACTAAATGGTCATAAACTGTATTAAAATTAGCTGCAAGTACTGAATTCAAGGCTGTCTTAATGTAGCTGTGAATCCCAAAGACTGTTAAATGTTGCTTGAGTCTTTGCTGCCAACGTGTTAAATGTTTAAAGGAATGAAATGTGGAGAGAAACACACCACACTGCCATAGGCCTGGCTGGCTCCGAAGGGTCTGATCACAAGAGGGATGTCCAGGTAAGTATCAATCCTCCAGCTCTCATAGCCACACTCCAGACAACGGACATAATCCTTCAGCTTCCCCTGGTACAGCTGGTTGATCAGGTCAGCCTGAGGATACGGAGGCATGACAGTCAGGCCTTCTCAGCCATGTTTTACTTGTAAcaatactgtatttgtttggGCTACAGAATGTTCTTCCCCTGCTACATTCTCTCACTAAAGGAGGAACCAATGTGCAATTATTGCTACGTGACACCACCTGCCACCCAAAACTGTCACAGATTAAATAGATGAATAACATTGGATTATTACCACTAGTGGGGCAAAACAAGTTTGGTCTAATAGAAGAAAATGCCATGTTGTTACCAAAATCAAATCCAAAGGGATTATCTTTTGTATAgtggccattttaggacatCTCAGCTACTTACTATCCATCAACTTTCAACTGGTCAAGTTGTACTCTGTAGGCCTGAGGTGTTCAACCTACAGGACTCCCTAAAAAATTGGTATTTCACCCTGGGGCGGTGCCTTACGCTCCGCCTCACACACAGTGTTATGTGTCTGATGCATGTTCTAGTCAGCTCTCATTGGGTCGTCTCATCATTTTTTGGATAAGCTAGCAGAACCGTAACCTAAAAAGTTGTTTATTAACCTAATTTTTGCCTTAACCCCAAGATTAGAACCTACAGGAGACCTCACGCCTAATTGTAACTTCAAACagagatgatttcattttttttgtgatcaTCGATTTACAAAGATACACTTAAATACAACCGTGATATAAACTTGAAagtttatataatataaacttTCATCTTTAAATCTAGATCTTTAAATCTATTAAGTGTCTGTGACAGTCTCTCATATGTCCTTTTGTTATGTCTGGccaggtttgtttttctttctatcttctGTActcagatctctctctctcaatggtATTacttgattaaataaaaatcccTCCAACAGAGTTCCACAGACTTGGCAAGGAGCACTGTGAATATATGTCTAATGtcatctgcagctcaacagaacaactgttttcacaggatcTGGGCCCACAGGGAACCAATGGCAAACCATTTATGACATCCACATTCCAGATTGGGGCTTGAAGGAAAGCTAAATCTTCATTTGTCATGTGGAGTTGGATATAAAGAGCaataaaaagttattattaccatttccctgtttttcattttaaattctcactttcactttaaactacaaaaatatattCCATTACAGTAGTATGCTATTTAAGGAAATCTTTAAATAGGGCTCAAACATATGCATTCATTTTGTGCTAACCAGGAGCTCATGTGTACAGACCACATGGctgtacacgcacacactggaTCAAGTGTGCTTGCAGTTTAGAACTGACTCGTGAGATAAGAAACAGCTAACCCTGGGGCTTACTGGCCCATTTCACTTTTCCCACAGTCGGTCTTTTGTTTCCATTGTGGGGGGGGCCCTCAGACTGGTTTTGTTGTCATAAGTCTAGGAAAACATCTTGCTTTCTCCTACCTGCTCCGTCTGCTTCCACTTTTGCTCCAGGGCGTCAAACATGACCCTGCACAGCTCCTGGACGTCATGCTGCTGCCAAGCTAAAAACAAACGCACAAAAAGTGTAAAGTGTTCAGATGCAGCGGCACAAGGTCTCTCCTTTCACAAACACGCAAACAGCCCATGTGAGTCTAGTCACAGGAGAGTACAAATGCTCACCCTCACTGCTGTCCCAGCCAAAGCTGCGCGTCACATCAGTGGTCTCAATCGCCCGCTTCTTACTAGtctgcagcagaacaaacagccTTTGCAGCTGGTAGGGGATACTGGTGACTggctcctcctcagactcctcaaACTCCCAGCTGAAGTTGGACAGACGTCATAAAAGAATTTTAAAAGTTGTACATCACAAGTAAAACTTCACCAAGACTTGTACAAGTGTAGTTCCTTACTTGTAGAGTGCATTTCTGAACTCCGGGGTCATAAACAGAGTCTGTAGAAGACTGTTCAAATAGCAGGTCATAGCTTGGTTGACTAAGCCCACGTAACCTACAGCAGAGGCAAGAGACCAGAAGTAAAAGGTCAGTTGGGGTTGTATAAAAGTAGTGATGCCACATATTCAACAGGAGACAAAACCTCACCTGTCTCAGATTTGTTGAGGATGGACGAGTAGGAGTAAGACGGACTGCTGTAGTCTCCACTGCAGCCTGCAGTGCCGTCTCTTGGTAGGGGCCCAATAAACCGCTCCTGGGAACTGTCATCCAGTCCACTGCTATCTGCTGTTCCTGACTCATCCTGCGCACATAAACATAAAGAGAGGAACCTTTTAATAAAATACCTttagtttcaaatgttttcaaaaaccAAAACCTATCTCACTGTAGTAGTAAAGAAATGTGTATTCTTAATATTATTTATGAAATTAGGAACTCATTTTGTTAATCTTGTAGCACTCACCGATGCCATCTGGGGCtgctctccatctttgtctgtAAGCTGAAGGAAATTCTTCTTACCACCAGGTTCAAACCCAGAATCTGAGAGAGACATCTCACTGCTGTGCTCCAGTGGTGCCTAGAGGGAGGTAGCGTAATAACAGAAATCATGAAAACAACAATCCCtgcaaaatgcagaaaaacaatgcaaacaaaacattcaaaacaagtAGCTTTCTACAGGCTACAAACTGGATGAACTCACAAGAAGATTTAGATTCCCCCTGAACTCATTTTCAGGACATTGTCTGTATTGACTCGTACGAGGAAAGTAGCTCGAGGTCAACATGAGAACAATGCAACGTACGTAGACTTTCTTTCACCTGGGCAAGCTGAGGGCAAGCAAGCGAAGTGCTGCAGTggaaacatacagtagcttAATCCACTGACCTACTCAGTGAGATAACAACAGACACAGCACCTGGGCTTTGGAAGGATTAGCCTGTGCTCATTTAAGAAAAGGGAGTAGTATATACACAAACGTAGACAACACAGAACAAACTCATAGTCAAAACTGAATGAGCACATAAGAATGCATCTAGTCAGTAGTTTCTGGGCTAAATATGGGAGTGCTCTCTCTTAGCAATACCATTCTTgcacactttgttttctttgtagcACAGAACAATGGTATGGCAAAATCAATTTCCGCGataacatgaaaaaaagaaaatccagttGGCACTGTCTGACTTTCAAACATATCTCTACCACTATCAGCCTTGCTGAGGTCAGGATATGGTGACACTGCCCTTCCAATGTAGAAGTGAAAGGGGCTATGTGTCCTAGCATAAACTTGTAAACCACAAAACTAAACTGTGATGGGAACAGAGAAGGGTGATGGAAACGAAAATTAGGTTAATGGGTCAAGTTgagggccataaaaccaaaaacaattagctgaaagacgctaaacCGCCCTGTAGAGCTGAGGTGAACTGCAGAGATGAGCGATAAATCTCTGGGAGTTCATGACTATGAGCCACCCCTtccacattacacagtcattaGATCAAttgataatataaaaaatattgattagtgcagctttaacatctCTGAGCTGATACTTAAACATTTTTAGGCTATCTAAGCTATTATATAAATACTGAGCTACCCCACCCAAGCTAGGTTAAGTTAactaggttttttttttgaacactTAAGGCAAGTAGGAGGGGGAAAAGGCTCCTACTGATTGCAAACCTCAATTTTTCAACACACAATCAAGCTAAAAACACCCTTTTGCATGCCatgccttctcctcctccttttagGTGCCACCTCAGCATCATGTTGAAACCCTGAAATGCAACTTTTACCTAGACTTTAACTTTTGACATCAGCCCATAAGCCAGTTAAGAACCATAATTACACTGATAGCTGTGTAGATTGatgtggaaaacaaaagtgactGTCTAGATTAATGAATATCCTAACCATGTCTGGCGTATTTCCCCAGGCAAGGTCAAAAGTGCCATTCACATATCCCGCTTTGTGGGCAACATCTTCATAAAGTTTGGAGAGGGTGGTGGAAGCAGGCAGGTTGAGGGTCAGTCTCTCATTGACTGTCTTTGCACTGGTGGTGTCCTGAATTATACACAGCACTCTGGGCTCCTCAGCTGCATTTTGGATCTGCAAATAAAGAACAGGAAAAACATTAGCATGATGTATTGGCTACgttttcattctgtattttgtgttataAGCACCATGTACTGGTGAAAAGATATGCGTTAGAATAAATGGTTAGAACATTTTCAAGGCTGTGCAAGAAATGTCATCAGAAACACCAgtacacaaaagaaaaacaccacctCACGTGATGCCTCACTACTGATATGACCTACTTAAattttaaattgttaaatttTGAAAAAGGTACAGCTGTATATCGAACTATAATACATTTTTGGTACCAACTGAAATGTGATAGAgcatcaaaagagaaaatatcaaAAGCTGATTGTCTGGTCAGATTTGTATCATGatcataaaaatgttgacaATTTTATTTAGGAAAAGTCCCTGTATGGTTGCTTGTATTTAAAAATTCAAGCTTTTCTCCAAAAAGGGTTTTGTGGGAAAAACTGTTTCTATTCCTCAAAATAAggtacagggaaaaaaaagattaactTTGGTATCTGTACCAACAATCAGGCAGCGTACGTCGTATGTCAACAAAATTTAAACGATATCAAGATTATTCTTCAAAATTGTATGTATTCACTGGATCAACAATCAGTTATGtttgatggaaaaaaacattagtgATCATgactaaaaacatgaacaattcTCCCTAAAGTGACATTTTCCTCAGTGCAAGTATTATCAAATGCAGAAAAAGCCACCACCATGTAACTTTGTTTATGGTTATATCTTGTTATTATCctgacaaatgacaaaacagtaatgtttttgctgtattttcttgCCAATCACAGAAATTAATGATATTcctaataataaaaacacaaactgatgtgTTGGCGACATGCAGGAGCTTATCTCACAACAATGACAGCCTGGCAAAAGCAGCTCACATTTTCTCGTCTGTCATTGTGGTTCGTCAAGGCTTAATAGGAATTTGTTTGAGACAGACCTCTTTTCAAGTAGACCGTACAATACATGATTGACTGTTCTGTTATTCACTAACATATCAGCAAGAAACCTTCCTACACATGACTGGAAAAACCCACTTGCAGGGCAGTCGCTGATCTTTGGTTAGGATtttcaaaatagaaaaacatggAGAGGTTGTCAACTTTCTCCCAAACTGTGCAAAATGCATTGCAAAACAGGCCATGCAATTGCTGACATATGcttcattttactgtatatgatCTAAACACTCCCCAAAGTTTGTTGTTCTAATTGGTCTGGTTGTTACTGCTCCTGTCCAGTTTAATATCAAAAGTGACAGTAGCAAAATCTGGAGGAAAAACTCACTCAACAAGTTATGTAGCAAGCATGCAAAAATTATGCCAGCTTCCTTAGCTTCAGGTACTGGAGATTAACTACAAATTGGGTGGTATTTTAAATTACTGAACTACCACATTAACAAACATAAAATAGTATTTAGAAAGGCAATAGTACAACAGTTATAATCCTATGAAGCTTCAATTCAAAAGCTATTAAAAAGTAGCGCAGAGGGTTAAATGAAATtacactgtgatactgacagagTATTGAAAAACTGGAAATTAAATCTTGATCTCTGATTGTTTTATAGATACTTTTATATGATCAGATGTTGCCTGATTTAAGTAATCATTTTATGATGTTTATGATGTTTTATGGTTTACAACTCCCAGTATGTCACTAAGGTGGTCATTATTTCATAGCAAATATCTTATAAGCTGTAGTTTGTGAAGCTGACTCCTAATGAAGAATGTCCGGATTGTACGTTCAGTATGATGGTCATCACTGCTGCGTCATGCATCTTTTAACACCATGCTTTATAGTGAGAGCTcttccacatcacacacaagaCATGGCTACCTGAGAAATCCTCTTCATCTCATCAAAAATACTCTGTCTGCAACTCCAAAACACACCCTAATAATAAACGAAGACAGTTGGTGTGAAGAACAACTTAAAACAAAGCACAACTTGTAAAATATGTTGTAAAACATGCCTGTGTAATTATCCTCCTTAAACCACCTTTAGGCTAAATGTAGCTGCCTTGTAGGCCTACACCTATCCCTGTTTGGCTAGCAAATCAACCTTTTAGCTGGTAATTACAGAAATATATTCAAGTTATTCCAGTTTTGCAACCTGTTTGTGATCTTGGCAAAATGTGACTGACAGGTCCTATAAAGAAGCTGCAGCTGACAACACACAAGTGTATTATGAGATTAAAGGTTATTTTTACCGTGGATATAATCACAAGGTGCTGACATGAAGCCACAGGTACTGCAAAGCACAGGCAGTATTTCTTTACAGCTGTAACTGATTCTAAATGGCACAAAAATAATGACAGGCTATAATGTTGTGAAATGTCAGTATCCATGAACACCTattaaaacaatgtaatgtaacTACAACTGCCCATGGCACGCACACAAAAGCTTAAAAATAGAGCAGAGATCCAGGTAGTGAAATTAACAACAGACAATATTCTAATTCAAATACTACTAATTGTAGACGGCACATTTGTGATATAAACATGACACTTTGGCAAGTAACCAGCCATCAATTTGAATGGACGACTGTATCCAAAACACGGTTTAGGCAAGTAGTGACAGTGGCTGGTAAATCGATGCGGGCACTAGCTGTTAAGAGCAGACTGATAAGGTGATGACAATGAACATTTGATGGTCACTAGAAATATGTACTGTCATTTAATTGGGCCCATGGCACAAACAGAGAGCTCTGAGTGACTTCTGGTACCTCACAACACCACACCACCGCTGCCATCCACTTTCAACACCAAACGCAGTTACCTACACTTGAGCTCATGTCTTCATCCACAACATTGGTCAATAATTTGTAACCTCACCACTGATTTCAGCAACAGATCTAAAGTACTGCACATGATATTTCACGAGGTTTTATGTCCCTGTCAGCAAAGCAAAGAAGCTTTCACAACAAGTCAACAAGGGAGTCGTCTAACTTATGTTGTTTTAGCCAGTGTGTGCAACAgttaaatgtatgcattttaaaaagatgtAATATgattgttggggttttttttgtcatttttttcaaatgtgatgattgaATAGCTGTAAGTCTGAAGGTCTAAGAAatttctcctctgctgccaaAGTGAAAAGCAAATAATACAAACCTATTTCCTCCTCACAAGCTCAAGTCATCCGTCTTGTTTGGAATAAAGGCTTGTCCAGCAGGGTTTTATTAGATCCATTAATAATCCATGGATACGTTGTGTAGCTAAAGGCTACACTATTACTATGAGATATATTGGAAATTAATAAGTGTGCAGTGCTGCATTATCAAATCCAATTTTCCCACCAGCCCCAATATCAACGAGTGACGTCCTATGCTTAATGTATGACTGCAGCTGACGTCAATGCAGCCagagctataaaaaaaaaaaaaaaacacacccataATTAAATATTGGGAATGTAAATAGCAACCCTACATATATACGCAAGtacaaaataacacaagaaCATCACTGCCATGCCAATAATACCCTGTAGGATGTCAGCAAACAAatgaccatctggtgaccatCGATGGTTGTTGACAGAGGGTATAGCCGATTCATTTCCTACTTGTGTGGAAAACATGACAGATTAATAGATTATTGTTTTAAGTAACATATTGCACGTTAACGGCAGCTAACCACCAAGCCAAACATAGCAGGATAAACAAGCAAAGGCTAAGTAACGTTTACTCATAACGTTAATCATGACAAACGATTTCGCCAAGGATGTCTAAACAGCAAGGgcaaacattttattctaaCATTAGGGGCACCAAAATAACTAAGATTAACGCTAACGTTTTGTTACACACACCTGCATCTTCATGGGTAACGCTAGCTAGTCAAATCCGCGAACATTAGCGTTAGCTTACAATTTTGACCAGCTAACGTTTACAGTAAAGCTACAAGTTCCAGTCAAAACAATCTGCAAACGCGGGCAAGAAGGAATCAAagtataaatatttacaaaactAGCGTTAGGGGTAAATGTTATCCAACACTGCCAGTCGGGGCCATTGATGTAACTTAGGTATTTGCATTTGGTTGAGCAACTTCAGAAACATCTAGATTAGCTATAGTTGTTGCCATTAATCAGACTTAAAAGGCTAACGACATTAGCTAGCCAAATTCTAGTAGCTAATGTTACTTGCAAGTTAGCTAACCAATGTTGACAAATGTCGTCTTTGTTTGGGCATAACACAATGTCAACCGCAGCATTTGAAGAGCTCAGGTGTTTTTGATGTTAAAAACCAAATACGAAGGCTAAATAACTTTGTTAATGATAATTATGCTAAAGCTTCGGCTAACTACATAAACTCACTTTGTCTGAGATGCAGCGAAACTAGCCGCTAACTGATGTTAGCTAGAACGTAAGTTAGCCAGCCATGTCATGATAGGCCGTCCAAGTCATGTTTAGCTAACTGCTAGCAGCTGAGAGTTAGCCTCTAAATAATATTCCAAGATCGCAAACTCCCAAAGTGGTGCAAAAGTTTTGCTATTATTAATGATCATGTTCTGCTAGGGTGACAGCTAATGCCCAGAGGTTGATTCTCCAACCTGGGCTGTATCCGTGATAACCTCACCTCTTTGGGTACGAACTGGTTCTCCTCGCTAGGCACCATTTCCATTTGTGCGACAGTTTAGACAAGCGTCTATCCGGACAAGAATGTCAGCGAAAAAACTTTGCAGCGGTGTACACAAACATGGTTTGTGTCCTGTTTGTTGTAAGTTTGGATGCTTGGATAACAAAATTAAACTTGCCAAAACTTGTGGGCTTATCAAAGTGATCGCAACACTCTCGGTTACACTACCTAAGCACAAAGTGTCCTGCTataaatggagaaaaatggCCGGTGTTTTACTCCGCGAGACTTCACTCAGGGAGCTTTGGCGTCACATTCCATCCAGACAAGCGTGCGTGATGTGTGCGGAGAGGATGACGTCGGTGTGTGTCTGCGTTTTTAAAAGGACAGagatgacagaaacacacaaaaacacggCATTAATGGTTTAGCTTGTGTGAGAGAGTGGCGCAGGTCAGCTGTGGGTCAGTTTGGCAATGCTTTCAATTTTAACAATGGACCGTTTTCAATCCGATCACAACAATATTGAATTGAGTGCACGACGTGGTTTCATTATGAATATTAACACAATTTCACATGAATGAGCGCCTGATATCTTTAGAACTAATTCATACACTAATTCATGTCTTTACTCATACTTtttaacaaatataaatatgaatgtcCCATTCATATTGCCATCTGCACCAGAGATGCCTGTAATAATCCTTGCATGCACAGAACCCAATGGCTACCCTCAGTGGCCCCGAAGGCCCCAGTTTCACCATGTAGCAATTgattgataattaaaaaaactttgtttgggaatatgtaaatatgcaacACTAAAGCACAGTATCAGCTGATATTATAAGGGCCGTCTGGTGGGTCCCATTTTATTACCTGATCTTGAGGCCCTGTATCAAAATTTAGTTTTATGACCTTTATTATTTCCATTGGTATTGTGCATGGGGTATATATGaatttgtgtttattcaaatTACCACACTGCAATCTGTGGCCATTATAGGAACAGTATAGTACACATTGCACAGAGAGGGGCAGGAATGGGTGGTTAATAAGGGCCCAGACACTCATTCTTGCCCAGGGCTTGAGGCAGGTTAATCTGGCtgatttgtaatttattttaaaatatattttttgggcattttagGCCTTTATTACAGACTGAAGAGATGGCaagaaatgagggagagagagactcaacAAAGACCTCCTGGGTGAATGagtggctgtggctcaagaGCAAGTGTACGATGGGACACAAAGTTGCTAAAGTAACTTTACCCTAGATTGTTAAATTTAGGGTATGCACagtaatcatttttatattattggaCATTATCTGCACTGTATAAATCCAGAGCAAACAGTTAGAAATGCATATTTCACATTGTCACCTCACAGCAAGGGTCGAGGTTTGATAACGGTCActttctgcatgtttgtatgttcTTTCTATGTTTGTTCAAGTTTATTTTTGCTGATCCGGGTTTCCTCACATACATTCCAAAGACAAGTGAGGTGGATTGACTCTTGACTCTAGATTGCATATAGTTTTTTATGTAAGAGTctgtttttgagtgttttgagTCTGGAAACACAGATTGTGGTTTGGGTTGAGAAGGGGTTCACTGCACCAAAGAGCCCTacgtttttaaaaatgatcaaagcATCCAGAGAGTAACGTGTtagaaaataatgaagaaacaaacagtttgaCTAATTTTACTCATTGTTTCTTGTCACTAAACAAGTGGACATCAATGCCAGTAGGAAGTCGAGATGCCTCTTCTGCATTAGACATTTATTGGCTAAGATTATAAGAAGGGGAAATAGAGATCATGCGATGTACAAGAATGCATATTTATCCTCCATCTTATAGATTGAACTGCATTGATACATTCATCAGTAGTTTAATTTACAGATAGTTCTGGCCGGGATGGTGAGGAGGCTAAAATGGGAATATGAATAGGCTTTTAATTTATTAACAGGTACCAAAGACACCAATAAGTCCCTCACAGTAATTTTTTTATATCACATAAGGATGCACTGATGTGATGTTTCCATTACAATCAGGCTGTAAATCTATTTATGTACAGTGCAGCGAAAATATTTGTACTGAACACAGTTTTTGCATAATTTGTTGTGCTATAATATTCTAGTATTAAATAATTTATGTACATGTTTACCGaagacagataaaacaaaggCCCTACATCTCCAGTTTTATCTAAGCTTCTTTATGCTGTTCAGGCCTCATAGTCAGCTTGTagctaaaattaaaaacacttcttATTGCTTCCATGCTACCCTTGAGGAAATCACTACAACCACATTTGCTCAAATTGAACCGTTCAGTGGTCAGCGGTTGAGTGGTAAACTGGGAAATTCATTGGTGTTTATGTATACAATTGTATCAATGTAGAGTACATTGATGCAGAAGAAATGAGCAAAGTTAACGCAGAAAAATAATTGTGAAATTCTGACAAGTGTGTGTACAAAATGAAATAGttgtaacaaaacaacaaaagtttacatttctgtttatttctatgTAACTTCATCCAGAATGTCTTACTTCTCGTGCTGTTCAGGTTTTGGGACTTCGTATAAAGTGAACATGAAGTAGCCTGGTGTCTGTTATCAAAGGGAAATCACATAATTTCATGACTGATTATTACAGTTACTACTGTGTGTACTGAAGTTAATTAGCGACCTAATTACTTAACTATTtagacacattttaataaaagaaatgtaatgatacacagacaataacaaCTCATGTTTCCACCATGAATGAGCACAGATTtgacaacacattttaattaatgaCCTGCACAAATGATCATCAAGTTGTCAACCACCACTCTGTCTCCTTTATGGAATGACATATTCACAGATGTACTTTTTGAGGCTGCGACACACCTCATCGTACCACTTTCCTTGTGCAACCACTGAAAGAGCAACACAGCTCTCCCTCTTCGTTCCTGTGGGCTGCTTCTTGGAGCGGTCCCAGTTGAAGTAGCTGACTGGCAGGCTGTTGACATCAACATACTGGCCCTCTTTCACTATGTCTGCCACACCGATCCAGAAGTCCTTGGATCCCGGAGCACTCCTCTTTGCATAGTCTCTCAGTTCATTGTTTTCCATCATGTCCCGCGGCGTTGCAAGAGTTCCTCCCTGTGCAATGCAGTCTTCATTTGCTTCGTGGTAATGTTTGGGTTCCTCAATTGTAAGATAACACTTCCTGTGAGCTTTGATGCCACggagacagactgaaaacacaaagcacttaATTCATGAGTGAATTGTAAAGTAACTGTATGATATTTAAAAAGCTCAAAACTATTGAAATGTTTAGTTTCCTTATTAATAGGGAAATAATCATGATGGAcattatacaaaaataatattttttaatattttttgaaTCCAACAGAATTTGCAGCAATTCATACAGTCGCATTCGTTGATTCATAGTATAAAGAGTTCAGAGTCTGAGCAGTGACTAATAAGTtagcaaagaaaggaaaagggaggcataataa encodes:
- the clec3a gene encoding tetranectin-like protein isoform X2 translates to MARLALPVFLILCFSLLHFSSSRPSRTRKAVPPRQSGEEDDVKSQLERLWQEVNSLKEMQALQTVCLRGIKAHRKCYLTIEEPKHYHEANEDCIAQGGTLATPRDMMENNELRDYAKRSAPGSKDFWIGVADIVKEGQYVDVNSLPVSYFNWDRSKKQPTGTKRESCVALSVVAQGKWYDEVCRSLKKYICEYVIP
- the clec3a gene encoding tetranectin-like protein isoform X1, whose protein sequence is MARLALPVFLILCFSLLHFSSSRPSRTRKAVPPRQSGAAEEDDVKSQLERLWQEVNSLKEMQALQTVCLRGIKAHRKCYLTIEEPKHYHEANEDCIAQGGTLATPRDMMENNELRDYAKRSAPGSKDFWIGVADIVKEGQYVDVNSLPVSYFNWDRSKKQPTGTKRESCVALSVVAQGKWYDEVCRSLKKYICEYVIP